One Desulfobacteraceae bacterium DNA window includes the following coding sequences:
- a CDS encoding sigma-54 dependent transcriptional regulator, translating into MGEILIVDDDRNLLQVIRMRLEAEGFKVTAAASAAEARAQVKTGTFELALIDLKLKDGSGIALMQELQQAAPELPVIILTAFGTIDSAVEAIQKGARSYVTKPFDYRDLLLKIRNCLETSKLNLEVKRLRSLVGKRYGFDGIIGNSQKMKKVLEQVSHAAATDSNVYIEGKSGTGKELVAKALHVASARSKGPFVAINCAAIPETLMESELFGHEKGAFTGASRTKKGLFTEAEGGTFFLDEIAEMPLAMQVKLLRVLEEREFYPVGGNRPVKVDVRIIAAANRNLAAEVEKGGFREDLFYRIHVIPIKLPPLTDRKEDIPLLARHFLAGFAQKMGKTIQGFTPEAMQKLLAYGWPGNIRELENTIECAVAMGSGEMITPEMLLQTRNAQNPGLVPLKEAKDTFEKDYLIQLIEITRGNISQAAKLAGKYRADFYALLKKHQLDPTNFRSD; encoded by the coding sequence ATGGGCGAGATTCTGATTGTCGATGACGACCGCAACCTGCTTCAGGTGATCCGCATGCGGCTAGAAGCCGAAGGCTTCAAGGTGACCGCAGCGGCATCGGCAGCCGAGGCCCGGGCCCAGGTAAAGACCGGGACTTTCGAGCTGGCGCTGATCGACCTCAAGCTCAAGGATGGTTCCGGCATCGCGTTGATGCAAGAGCTTCAGCAGGCGGCGCCGGAATTGCCCGTCATCATCCTGACGGCCTTCGGCACCATCGACAGCGCCGTCGAGGCGATCCAGAAAGGGGCGCGCAGCTATGTCACCAAACCCTTCGATTACCGCGATCTGCTGCTTAAAATCCGCAACTGCCTGGAAACCAGCAAGTTGAACCTCGAGGTCAAACGGCTGCGCAGCCTGGTGGGCAAGCGCTACGGCTTCGACGGCATCATCGGCAACAGCCAGAAAATGAAAAAAGTCCTGGAACAGGTCAGCCACGCTGCGGCAACCGATTCCAATGTTTATATTGAGGGAAAAAGTGGGACCGGCAAGGAGCTGGTCGCCAAAGCGCTGCATGTCGCCAGCGCCCGCAGCAAAGGGCCGTTTGTGGCCATCAACTGCGCGGCCATTCCGGAAACCCTGATGGAAAGCGAACTCTTCGGCCATGAAAAAGGGGCCTTCACCGGCGCCAGCCGCACCAAAAAAGGCCTTTTTACCGAGGCTGAGGGCGGCACTTTTTTCCTGGACGAGATCGCTGAAATGCCGCTTGCCATGCAGGTGAAACTCCTGCGGGTACTAGAGGAGCGCGAATTTTACCCGGTCGGCGGCAACCGCCCGGTCAAGGTCGACGTGCGGATCATCGCGGCGGCCAACCGCAACCTGGCGGCGGAGGTGGAAAAGGGGGGTTTCCGGGAGGACCTTTTCTACCGAATCCACGTGATCCCCATCAAATTGCCGCCGTTGACCGACCGCAAAGAGGATATCCCCCTGCTGGCGCGTCATTTTTTGGCCGGCTTCGCCCAAAAAATGGGCAAGACCATCCAGGGGTTCACCCCGGAGGCGATGCAGAAGCTGCTTGCCTATGGGTGGCCCGGCAATATCCGGGAGCTCGAAAACACGATCGAGTGCGCGGTGGCCATGGGCAGCGGGGAGATGATCACCCCGGAGATGCTGCTGCAGACGCGGAATGCGCAAAATCCCGGCCTGGTGCCCCTGAAGGAAGCCAAGGACACATTCGAAAAGGATTATCTGATTCAACTGATTGAAATCACCCGCGGCAATATCAGCCAGGCAGCCAAGCTGGCGGGAAAATACCGGGCAGATTTTTACGCCCTGCTCAAAAAACATCAACTGGACCCGACAAATTTCAGGTCCGACTGA
- a CDS encoding SDR family NAD(P)-dependent oxidoreductase yields MSDHPAILLTGASRGIGAAVAHWLATVGCGLALVARSAEELDARAAEIAQLGGTALILPGDIASADFCARAVADAQAKFGRLDAVINNAGIFEPLAFTADADPTVWQRNIAVNLLGPFYLSRAALPALRRRKGRIVNVSSGAATRALPAAGAYCVSKAALNHFTRILAAEEPAVTAVAVRPGVVDTDMQAMIRREAPAAMPAEQAAFYRRLKTEGRLEPPGIPARSIAWLALRAPAAWSGKFLDYDAPELRLPALACFGENPARQTSKRTS; encoded by the coding sequence ATGTCCGATCACCCCGCCATCCTCCTAACCGGCGCCTCCCGAGGCATCGGGGCCGCCGTGGCCCACTGGCTGGCAACCGTCGGTTGCGGACTGGCACTGGTTGCCCGCTCGGCGGAAGAACTGGACGCCCGAGCCGCGGAAATCGCGCAACTCGGCGGCACCGCGCTGATTTTGCCCGGTGACATCGCCTCGGCTGATTTCTGCGCGCGGGCCGTGGCCGATGCCCAAGCGAAATTTGGCCGCCTGGATGCCGTGATCAACAATGCCGGTATCTTCGAGCCGCTGGCATTCACCGCCGACGCCGATCCGACGGTCTGGCAGCGCAACATCGCGGTGAACCTGCTGGGACCGTTTTATCTCAGCCGCGCCGCACTGCCCGCCCTCCGGAGGCGGAAGGGGCGGATTGTCAATGTCAGCAGCGGCGCGGCTACGCGAGCCCTGCCGGCAGCGGGGGCCTACTGCGTCTCCAAGGCCGCCCTGAATCACTTCACCCGGATCCTGGCCGCAGAGGAGCCCGCGGTCACCGCGGTGGCCGTCCGCCCCGGTGTGGTGGACACCGACATGCAGGCCATGATTCGCCGCGAGGCGCCGGCGGCCATGCCGGCCGAGCAGGCCGCTTTTTACCGCCGGCTGAAAACCGAGGGGCGCTTGGAGCCGCCCGGGATTCCCGCCCGATCGATTGCCTGGCTGGCCTTGCGGGCACCCGCGGCTTGGAGCGGCAAATTCCTCGACTACGACGCCCCCGAGTTGCGGCTGCCGGCACTGGCCTGCTTCGGTGAAAACCCCGCCCGTCAAACCTCAAAGCGCACTTCCTGA
- a CDS encoding SagB/ThcOx family dehydrogenase produces PALPLPPVDDDGDESLWDAAAGRVRPDAPAPDPVGLRHLARILERTCAVTARRRVPGGAFDFRSVASAGALYPTELYLAVQAVQGLEPGVYHFGLERRCLTPLRSGQAAVETLIENGSRPVLWFIVSGLFYRSAWKYRQRALRYVLLDAGHLLENLLLALKACGFDGHLSYDFDDRQVADLLGLEPAREAPLAAVALTLPASALPAAEDTPLAPQGPLPEAGRLAVREVAYDLISRAYRSGLAVYAADGADPQQVHFLGLGETQSHEVPTLPAAQGQLGLLQALRQRRSRRNFSAEPLARPSFERLLDLVCRAAPLDRPLDPRYGAGVAIGALLGNVDGYPPGVYLISPGDRRLSRVGGPATTAAMAAVCLDQMWLAAAPVHFLFMANLSALDACWGARGYRYAMLGAGRIGQRLYLGATALGLGCCGIGALYDEEARRLLGLSADAGLLYLVAVGAVKGR; encoded by the coding sequence CCTGGAGCGCACCTGCGCCGTCACGGCCCGGCGGCGCGTCCCGGGGGGAGCCTTCGATTTTCGCAGCGTGGCTTCGGCCGGGGCGCTCTACCCCACCGAGCTCTATCTCGCGGTCCAGGCTGTCCAGGGGCTGGAACCGGGCGTTTACCACTTCGGACTTGAGCGCCGCTGCCTGACCCCTTTGCGGTCGGGACAGGCGGCGGTCGAAACCCTGATCGAAAACGGATCGCGGCCGGTTTTGTGGTTTATCGTCAGCGGCCTCTTTTACCGCAGCGCCTGGAAGTATCGTCAACGGGCGCTGCGCTACGTTCTGCTGGACGCCGGGCACCTGCTGGAAAATCTGCTCCTGGCGCTCAAGGCCTGTGGCTTTGACGGCCATCTGAGCTATGACTTCGACGATCGGCAGGTGGCCGACCTGCTGGGCCTGGAGCCCGCGCGCGAGGCCCCGCTGGCCGCTGTGGCCCTGACGCTCCCGGCTTCAGCCCTTCCCGCGGCTGAGGATACGCCGCTGGCGCCCCAAGGCCCCCTGCCGGAGGCGGGCCGGTTGGCCGTCCGGGAGGTGGCCTATGATCTGATCTCCCGGGCATACCGGTCGGGACTCGCCGTTTATGCCGCCGATGGCGCAGACCCGCAGCAGGTTCACTTTTTGGGCTTAGGGGAAACCCAAAGCCACGAGGTGCCGACGCTTCCCGCGGCCCAAGGCCAGCTGGGTCTCTTACAGGCGCTCCGGCAGCGCCGTTCGCGGCGCAATTTTTCCGCTGAACCCCTGGCGCGGCCCTCTTTTGAGCGCCTGCTGGACCTGGTGTGTCGGGCCGCCCCGCTGGACCGCCCCCTGGACCCCCGCTACGGAGCCGGTGTCGCCATCGGGGCCCTGCTGGGAAATGTCGACGGCTATCCGCCGGGCGTTTACCTGATCTCCCCTGGCGACCGTCGCCTGTCCCGGGTCGGCGGCCCTGCCACGACCGCCGCCATGGCCGCCGTCTGCCTGGATCAAATGTGGCTGGCCGCAGCGCCGGTCCATTTTCTTTTTATGGCCAATCTGTCGGCGCTGGATGCTTGCTGGGGCGCCCGCGGCTACCGCTACGCCATGTTGGGCGCCGGCCGGATCGGGCAGCGCCTCTACCTGGGCGCCACCGCGCTGGGACTCGGCTGCTGCGGGATCGGCGCCCTCTACGATGAGGAGGCACGGCGTCTGCTGGGGCTGAGCGCCGATGCGGGGCTGCTCTACCTGGTGGCGGTGGGGGCGGTCAAAGGGCGTTAG
- a CDS encoding methyltransferase domain-containing protein, translating to MAEAIDAEGTAFSQKMIAILNGAALNLAVAIGYRTGLFDIMAALERPHTAEAIAARAGLNHRYVREWLGVMATGGIVTLTASDDGDSRYRLPAAHASWLTRAAGNRNLAVYTQEIPLLTTCALESVLAGFKSGDGIPYDRYPAFQAFMTELSEAKHRDVLVDQFLPSVDDGRLVGRLRQGIRVCDLGCGEGLAVRLMARAYPRSRFLGLDISAAAVDAARRAAEADGLENVTFEVRDAARLCQDAALRGSCDYVTAFDAIHDQTRPLEALRGAHHLLSPGGAFSMIDIAAESEPAQNLDHPMGPFLYTVSLMHCMPVGLADGGAGLGMMWGRRQALELLAAAGFTKVKVVPMAHDPFNRHFFCRR from the coding sequence CCGGGTTGTTTGACATCATGGCGGCCCTGGAGCGGCCCCATACGGCCGAGGCGATTGCTGCCAGGGCCGGGCTGAACCATCGCTACGTGCGCGAATGGCTGGGAGTCATGGCAACCGGCGGCATCGTCACGCTAACGGCTTCGGACGACGGCGACAGCCGCTACCGCCTGCCGGCGGCGCATGCCTCCTGGCTGACACGGGCGGCGGGAAACCGCAACCTGGCCGTTTACACCCAGGAGATCCCGCTGCTGACCACCTGTGCCCTGGAGTCGGTGCTAGCCGGGTTCAAAAGCGGTGATGGAATCCCCTACGACCGCTACCCCGCGTTTCAGGCCTTCATGACCGAGCTGTCGGAAGCCAAACACCGGGATGTCCTGGTGGATCAGTTTCTGCCGTCGGTGGACGACGGTCGGCTGGTGGGGCGCCTGCGGCAGGGGATCCGGGTTTGCGACCTGGGCTGCGGCGAGGGCCTGGCGGTCCGCCTGATGGCCCGCGCCTATCCCCGCAGCCGGTTTCTGGGGCTGGACATTTCAGCGGCCGCCGTCGATGCCGCCCGCCGGGCCGCCGAAGCCGATGGACTGGAGAACGTCACCTTCGAGGTCCGTGATGCCGCCCGGCTCTGCCAAGACGCGGCCCTGCGGGGGAGCTGCGACTACGTTACGGCCTTTGACGCCATCCACGACCAGACCCGCCCCCTGGAAGCCCTGCGGGGGGCGCATCACCTCCTCTCCCCGGGTGGGGCCTTCTCCATGATCGACATCGCCGCCGAATCGGAGCCGGCCCAAAACCTTGACCACCCCATGGGGCCGTTTCTCTACACGGTCAGTCTGATGCACTGTATGCCGGTGGGGCTTGCGGACGGCGGGGCCGGCCTGGGGATGATGTGGGGCCGGCGTCAGGCGCTGGAATTGCTGGCGGCGGCGGGATTCACGAAAGTGAAAGTGGTCCCCATGGCGCACGATCCTTTCAACCGCCATTTTTTCTGCCGCCGCTAG
- a CDS encoding HAMP domain-containing histidine kinase produces MRLSLFKRLTFGYTAILLLLIFLGGYVTLQLQELNRHSLSITEIDSTTVRLAENITDTLITQESFEKKYLISRDPDFHRHFWNIGDYIEKDLKRLDPLLSAPSQAALLAAISASYARYQTLFRKEHEFIKNGRSYAYTTFQTSKERALEGIHQNIKKIITAARASRDRKLADSHRITTHITNVTALTAVLAIIAGVLVSFFTTRSITRPLLRLQEQVRAIAGGRFEMIPDTAGPPEIKALADDFNVMCRRLLELDSLKADFINQVSHDLRTPLTAIREASSMLIEGVYAHQPSRQQELLGIVREECERLILSVSRILDLSCMEANMLGYKFQPADLAGVVRDTVTKLAPIAQRKGIGIVLAPSENLPAVRMDVERIGQVLENLIGNALNYTDSGGVSISVSRDGTDQDELEVAVRDTGCGISTADLDSIFNKFKRIERRGTAPRGSGLGLSLAKHIIVAHGGRIWAESEIGTGSTFFFTLPI; encoded by the coding sequence ATGCGACTGTCGCTGTTTAAACGTCTGACTTTCGGCTACACCGCAATTCTGTTGCTGCTCATCTTTCTGGGGGGCTACGTCACCCTGCAGCTCCAGGAACTCAACCGGCACAGTCTTTCGATCACCGAGATTGACAGCACCACCGTGCGCCTGGCTGAAAACATCACCGACACCCTCATCACCCAGGAGAGCTTCGAAAAGAAATACCTCATCTCGCGGGACCCCGACTTTCATCGTCATTTCTGGAACATTGGCGATTATATCGAAAAGGACCTTAAGCGTCTCGATCCGCTGCTAAGCGCGCCCTCCCAGGCGGCCCTTTTGGCGGCCATCAGCGCATCCTACGCCCGCTACCAGACACTTTTCCGCAAGGAGCACGAATTTATCAAAAACGGCCGGAGCTACGCCTACACCACCTTCCAGACCAGCAAGGAAAGGGCCCTGGAGGGGATCCATCAGAACATCAAAAAAATCATCACCGCCGCCCGCGCCAGCCGGGATCGAAAGCTGGCGGACTCGCACCGCATCACCACCCACATCACCAACGTGACCGCCCTGACCGCTGTGCTGGCGATCATCGCCGGGGTACTGGTCAGCTTTTTCACCACCCGTAGCATCACCCGCCCCCTGCTGCGGCTTCAGGAGCAGGTACGTGCCATTGCCGGTGGCCGTTTCGAAATGATCCCGGACACCGCCGGCCCCCCCGAAATCAAGGCGCTGGCGGACGATTTCAACGTCATGTGCCGCCGCCTGCTGGAACTCGACAGCCTCAAGGCCGATTTTATCAACCAGGTGTCCCACGACCTGCGCACCCCTCTGACGGCCATCCGGGAGGCCTCCTCCATGCTGATCGAAGGGGTTTATGCCCACCAGCCGAGCCGCCAGCAGGAATTGCTGGGCATCGTGCGCGAGGAATGCGAACGCCTGATCCTGTCGGTCAGCCGCATCCTGGACCTCTCCTGCATGGAGGCCAACATGTTGGGTTACAAATTCCAGCCGGCCGACCTTGCCGGCGTCGTGCGCGACACCGTCACAAAACTCGCGCCCATCGCCCAGCGCAAGGGCATCGGAATCGTCCTGGCGCCTTCGGAAAACCTGCCGGCGGTGCGCATGGACGTGGAAAGAATCGGCCAGGTATTGGAAAATCTGATTGGCAACGCCTTGAACTACACCGACAGCGGGGGGGTCAGCATCAGTGTCAGCCGCGACGGTACAGACCAAGACGAACTGGAGGTGGCCGTCCGGGATACGGGCTGCGGCATTTCGACCGCCGATCTGGATTCCATCTTCAACAAGTTCAAACGGATCGAACGCAGGGGGACAGCTCCCCGGGGCAGCGGTTTGGGCCTCTCGCTTGCCAAGCACATCATTGTCGCCCACGGCGGCCGCATCTGGGCGGAAAGCGAAATCGGCACGGGCAGCACCTTTTTCTTCACCCTGCCAATCTGA